The Osmerus eperlanus chromosome 22, fOsmEpe2.1, whole genome shotgun sequence genome window below encodes:
- the LOC134008840 gene encoding ATP-dependent RNA helicase DDX39A, with the protein MAENDVDNELLDYEEDEEPQTAPEAATPAGKKEVKGSYVSIHSSGFRDFLLKPELLRAIVDCGFEHPSEVQHECIPQAILGMDILCQAKSGMGKTAVFVLATLQQIEPVDGQVSVLVMCHTRELAFQISKEYERFSKYMPTVKAAVFFGGMAIKKDEEVLKKNCPHIVVGTPGRILALSRNKTLSLKNVKHFVLDECDKMLEALDMRRDVQDIFRLTPHEKQCMMFSATLSKEIRPVCRKFMQDPMEVFVDDETKLTLHGLQQYYCKLKDSEKNRKLFDLLDVLEFNQVVIFVKSVQRCVALSQLLVEQNFPAIAIHRGMAQEERLSRYQQFKDFQRRILVATNLFGRGMDIERVNIVFNYDMPEDSDTYLHRVARAGRFGTKGLAVTFVSDETDAKTLNDVQDRFEVNVAELPEEIDISTYIEQSR; encoded by the exons ATGGCAGAGAACGACGTTGACAACGAGCTGTTGGACtacgaggaggatgaggaaccGCAGACCGCCCCAGAAGCGGCCACCCCGGCAGgcaagaaggaggtgaagggcTCCTATGTGTCCATCCACAGCTCCGGCTTCCGAGACTTCCTGCTCAAACCCGAGTTGCTTCGTGCCATTGTCGACTGTGGTTTTGAACATCCCTCCGAAG TACAACACGAGTGCATCCCACAAGCCATCCTCGGTATGGACATTTTGTGTCAGGCCAAGTCTGGTATGGGAAAGACGGCAGTGTTTGTACTGGCAACTCTCCAACAGATCGAGCCTGTAGATGGCCAG GTGTCAGTTCTGGTCATGTGCCACACGCGCGAGCTGGCCTTCCAGATCAGCAAGGAGTACGAGCGCTTCTCCAAGTACATGCCCACCGTCAAGGCCGCCGTGTTCTTCGGGGGCATGGCCATCAAGAAGGACGAGGAGGTGCTGAAGAAGAACTGCCCCCACATCGTGGTGGGCACGCCCGGGCGCATCCTGGCCCTCAGCCGCAACAAGACCCTCAGCCTGAAGAACGTCAAGCACTTTGTCCTGGACGAGTGTGACAAGATGCTGGAGGCTCTGG ACATGAGACGGGACGTGCAGGACATCTTCAGGCTGACGCCCCACGAGAAGCAGTGCATGATGTTCAGCGCCACCCTCAGCAAGGAGATCCGCCCCGTCTGCCGCAAGTTCATGCAGGAT CCCATGGAGGTGTTTGTGGACGACGAGACCAAGCTGACCCTGCACGGCCTGCAGCAGTACTACTGCAAGCTGAAGGACAGCGAGAAGAACCGCAAGCTGTTCGACCTGCTCGACGTCCTCGAGTTCAACCAG gTGGTGATCTTCGTGAAGTCTGTGCAGCGCTGCGTGGCTCTGTCCCAGCTCCTGGTGGAGCAGAACTTCCCCGCCATCGCCATCCACCGGGGCATGgcccaggaggagag GCTCTCTCGGTACCAGCAGTTCAAGGACTTCCAGAGGCGTATCCTGGTGGCCACCAACCTGTTTGGCCGAGGGATGGACATCGAGCGGGTCAACATCGTCTTCAACTACGACATGCCAGAGGACTCCGACACCTACCTGCACAGG GTGGCCCGTGCTGGCAGGTTCGGGACGAAAGGCCTGGCCGTCACCTTCGTGTCAGACGAGACCGACGCCAAGACCCTGAACGACGTGCAGGACCGCTTCGAGGTCAACGTGGCCGAGCTTCCCGAGGAGATTGACATCTCCACCTACA ttgAACAGTCCAGATGA